From Oncorhynchus masou masou isolate Uvic2021 unplaced genomic scaffold, UVic_Omas_1.1 unplaced_scaffold_11805, whole genome shotgun sequence:
agctcggcattcaacaccatagtaccctccaagctcgtcatcaagctcgagaccctgggtctcgaccccgccctgtgcaactgggtacaggacttcctgacgggccgcccccaggtggtgagggtaggtaacaacatcccgctgatcctcaacactggggccccacaagggtgcgttctgagccctctcctgtactccctgttcacccacgactgcgtggccacgcacgcctccaactcaatcatcaagtttgcggatgacacaacagtggtaggcttgattaccaacaacgacgagacggcctacagggaagaggtgagggccctcggagtgtggtgtcaggaaaacaacctcacactcaacgtcaacaaaactaaggagatgattgtggacttcaggaaacagcagagggaacacccccctatccacatcgatggaacagtagtggagagagtagcaagttttaagttcctcggcatacacatcacagacaaactgaattggtccactcacacagacagcatcgtgaagaaggcgcagcagcgcctcttcaacctcaggaggctgaagaaattcggcttgtcaccaaaagcactcacaaacttctacagatgcacaatcgagagcatcctggcgggctgtatcaccgcctggtacggcaactgctccgccctcaactgtaaggctctccagagggtagtgaggtctgcacaacgcatcaccgggggcaaactacctgccctccaggacacctacaccacccgatgttacaggaaggccataaagatcatcaaggacatcaaccacccgagccactgcctgttcaccccgctatcatccagaaggcgaggtcagtacaggtgcatcaaagctgggaccgagagactgaaaaacagcttctatctcaaggccatcagactgttaaacagccaccactaacattgagtggctgctgccaacacactgacactgactcaactccagccactttaataatgggaattgatgggaaatgatgtaaatatatcactagccactttaaacaatgctaccttatataatgttacttaccctacattattcttctcatatgcatacgtatatagtgtactctatatcatcgactgcatccttatgtaatacatgtatcactagccactttaactatgccactttgtttacatactcatctcatatgtatatactgtactcgttaccatctactgtatcttgcctatgctgctctgtaccatcactcattcatatatccttatgtacatattctttatccccttacactgtgtataagacagtagtttaggaattgttagttagattacttgttggttattactgcattgtcggaactagaagcacaagcatttcgctacactcgcattaacatctgctaaccatgtgtatgtgacaaataaaattagatttgatttgaaataagtCTAAAACTTGAATTAGGGGCATGGAATTAAATTCATGCTCTCCAAATTAATGTAACTTGTGTAACTATATTGTAACTGCTTGACAGTTTCACGAGACTGATTGTTGCTGACTACTGCTATTCTACAGTAAGGCTGTGTTGGGGTGACCGCCGAGTCAAAATTTTTACCATTTGACAGCCGCCGTGCTGAGTGATGACTTGATTTTTCCCATTGTGCTGTTGTTATTGGGGGCTTAATTTGACAATTATTACAGAAACGCTAGAATTCATTAATATATtgtccccccaaaaaaaacaaaaaaaaacaagtagACGTTTGAAATACTCTGGGAACTATTTTAGGAGCGCTGGAATTTACTAATATATTGTTCCAAAAGGATATTGCCGAAAAATCTGGTTAAAATAGCTGAATAATTCATTATACATTCGGCAATAAAATTATTTGTGTACGAGGGTGGGACACAAGAGATAAGTCTGTGTCAGCACCGAGAATACATCGCTGGTCTTGACCAATGACGGGCTAAGTGCACCAAGATAGTAAAGGACCCAGACGCAGTTTAACGATAAAATGGCCACAACCATTGTCCCAAAATTTTAATTTAATGAATATTTAGATCAAAGGATGCAGGATAGAGCAGGTGGAAAGGAACAGTACAAGTCAATAAAAAAGGTTTGGGAGGGAGTTAAATTGAAGTGGACACAGGCAGGTTACCTAAGTGGGGGTGCTCCGTCAAAAGGGCAACTCACCACCATGGAGAAGGAACAAGAGGAGGCAGTGAAGGAAGGGATTGCAAGTGAAGAAGAAAGGAATAGGGCTCATCTATTGAAGAAGGAAGGAactaaacacacagagagagcagaggctgAACTAAAGATAGGAACGTGGGCAATTGAAGAGACTCGGAGAACACAACCATACAAGAAGCCTGATATGATGGGGGTAGTGACAGATACCACAACGAATTCACCACCCCCACAGTCTGCAACCAGCATCACACCGGTACCCTCAGCACCCGTAGCATTACTCTACCCGACCTTGCCGAATGACCTGAAAAGCACGCCTCCCCCATACACGTCTGGCGCTACCCTCAGCCCATATAACCCATTTTTGAACCCTCCTGTGGTACAGGCGCCAGTCTTGTTTGTACAGAGTGGCCTTTTAAAGGGGAACATGGAACTGAACATAGGGGAAGGGTTCCTGGAATGTGAGGAAGTCCAGCCAAAACAGGAACCACCCAAGGCACACCATTCTCCACCATTCTCCACCATTCTCCACCATTCTCCACCATTCTCCACCATTCTCCACCGAGAGCCTCACCAAGAGTGGGGGGTTCGAATCCCGAGTCGCTGGTAAAGATGACACTCAGCGACTACTCTGGAGGAAGGGGGAGACAAACAGACCAAATCCTGCACCCCGAAAGGCACTCCAGAAGGGAAAAAGGAGTCCAATCAACTGACGGATGGTCTAACGACCATGGGGATCAGGGGTCGATTGTCTCAGGCTCATGCAGATCTGGAAGCTCCACGAAGTGTCAGCCGAGTGAGAATGATGAAGACATGCAAAGGAGGGATTTCGAGGAGGACTGGCAAGCTTGCAGAGAAGAGGCTTTACGAAATACCACAATCATCGAGAAAGCCGAAGAAGGTGGCACCTGGCACATTAAGGGAGTGATGGTGGGCGGAGTCACTGATCTGACCAGACCTCTGAGGCAGTCTGAGAGGCTGCAGGAAAGGAGGGAAAAAGAAATCAGAGAAAGGGAGCAAGCTTCCCAAATGCCATTGAGACCAACCCCGGGAGGAACCCATGAAGATTACCAACCTTGGAAAATGACTGATCTCACCACCCTAATGGAACAGATGCCTAGTCTCCATGGGGGAGCCTCGGCCTGGCTACTACAACTCCAAACCCTTACTTCCGGCCACAGACTTGCCCTAGGAGACCTGAGGGCCCTTCTGGCTAGGGCAACAGACCACACTACCATGACAGTGTTGGTGAGGGACGCCGGGCTTGAAAAGAGCTCTGGGGCTACACCACCCGAACAGTACAGAACCGCACTGTGGGCAGTGTTGAGAAGAGCATATCCGACTGAGCGGAACCATTCGACTCTTTCCTCTTTCACCATCAACCCGGGGGAACAGCCAGCTGCATATTTGGATAGGGCAAAAACCACCTGGAGGACGGTCCATGAAGAGCCGTATGACCAATCTGACACCACCACTGCAATGTGGAAAGAAATGGTCGTTAACGGAGCCCCACACAACGTCAAAACGAAGCTGAGAGCTACTGTGGGTTTAATGGCACTTCCTAGAGCGCAGTTCAACTCCCATGTACACCATCACATCACTCAATACAACAAAGACAAGGGAGGAGCAGAGACCCAAGTCCAATCCCTACAGGTGCAGCTCCTTAAACTACAGCTAAAAGAGGCCCAGAAGGGGGAAAAACCGAAGAAGCAAATGGTGGCGGAAGACCAACcagacctaaccaaaataattgAGAATACAGTCTCACAAATGATACAGACACAGCAGCCTACCGTCCCAATACCAACTGGACCCCAGCCAACCCAACTGGCTCCCCAGCCATACTACCAACCTCTATACTACCAACCTCCAATGCCAGCCTACCCCTCACCATGGGGAGGCGGACAACCGCGACCAATGATCTGTCATAACTGTAAACAGAGTGGACATGGGGTACGCTTTTGTCCATTGCCGCCTTCACCAGCACAACAACACTGGTTGGCCAATAGGGGTAGGGGGTACTCATTCAGACCAAGGGGACCGTGACCAATGATGCATAAGCCAAGTGCTGCCCCTCAGGCAGTCTACAATCATCCAAACCCAAACCCAAACCAGCAGCCACCCCCCTTCCAGGGCATGTCTGACCAGTACGCACCTTGGCCCTGAAGTTGCCCACCACCACCGACCGAGATGGGGGGTCAGCATTTTACACTCCATACCGAACCAACTGTGATGTGTGAAGTGGAGGGAGTGACTCACCAATTTTTGGTAGATACAGGATGTACATATTCTGCCATCAGATCTCGTCAACCATTATCTTTGGAATCAATACAGGTGGTGGAGGCTggaggtctgggcaggtgggGACCCATTACTATGCTCACCACCGCACCCACATTGGATAGCGCTATTCTTACGGCTACAGGGGTCTCTGGCCTTTCTAACAACTGGCTCCTTTTGACAGAGGAAGCAGGTAAGATGACAAATCAGAGTTGTGTGATTTTGATGTTGTAATAAATATATCATTCTAACATTATAAGCTTGCTAGTTGCAACATAGAAGTTAATCATACGCTTATTAAGTAGGGTGTTGGTGGAACCCATCTGGTGTTACTTAAGTTGTTTACTGAGTCTCTCTACAATGTTTGGTCAGTGTTTGGCCAACACACTGAAACAGGGTGAGCCAATATAGATTAGGCATTGCACGGTATcaagtgagcacacacacacacacacacatagtcacacaccAAGATGCAGAGCCCCAAGTGAAAAATAGGAAACGCCCTAATCACAAGGGTTTGCAACACAAGATTAGGCTGCAACATCTTGTGACCGAAAGACACACACCGACATGTCAAAACAActtgcacaacacacacacaacacacaacttcTCCCTTTTGCCGAGCATTCAAGGACAAGGGACTTACACCAGAACCTATAGGAGAAGGACACCAGCAATACCGAGGAAGGAGCTGAACCCGAGGACCAATCAGACGAGAGGAACCTCCTAGACT
This genomic window contains:
- the LOC135529541 gene encoding uncharacterized protein LOC135529541, which produces MTLSDYSGGRGRQTDQILHPERHSRREKGVQSTDGWSNDHGDQGSIVSGSCRSGSSTKCQPSENDEDMQRRDFEEDWQACREEALRNTTIIEKAEEGGTWHIKGVMVGGVTDLTRPLRQSERLQERREKEIREREQASQMPLRPTPGGTHEDYQPWKMTDLTTLMEQMPSLHGGASAWLLQLQTLTSGHRLALGDLRALLARATDHTTMTVLVRDAGLEKSSGATPPEQYRTALWAVLRRAYPTERNHSTLSSFTINPGEQPAAYLDRAKTTWRTVHEEPYDQSDTTTAMWKEMVVNGAPHNVKTKLRATVGLMALPRAQFNSHVHHHITQYNKDKGGAETQVQSLQVQLLKLQLKEAQKGEKPKKQMVAEDQPDLTKIIENTVSQMIQTQQPTVPIPTGPQPTQLAPQPYYQPLYYQPPMPAYPSPWGGGQPRPMICHNCKQSGHGVRFCPLPPSPAQQHWLANRGRGYSFRPRGP